In the Flavisolibacter tropicus genome, one interval contains:
- a CDS encoding UpxY family transcription antiterminator translates to MTPYRNWYAIYTRPRWEKKVASLLERKGIECYCPLNKVPKQWADRKKIIYEPLFTSYVFVCISNEETVPVKETDGVLNFVYWLGKPAVIRQEEIEAIKQFLQEYETVSIERTESINPNDKIQIIDGPLMMREGRVMEVGHKKVKVLIPSIGFNLVAEVEITNIAKMKSIA, encoded by the coding sequence ATGACACCATACAGAAATTGGTACGCTATCTATACGCGTCCACGGTGGGAAAAAAAGGTAGCAAGTTTACTTGAACGGAAAGGCATTGAATGCTATTGCCCTTTAAATAAAGTTCCAAAGCAATGGGCCGATCGAAAAAAAATTATTTATGAGCCCCTTTTCACCTCATATGTTTTTGTGTGTATATCAAATGAAGAAACTGTTCCTGTCAAGGAAACTGATGGTGTTTTAAATTTTGTGTATTGGTTGGGTAAGCCTGCTGTCATTCGGCAAGAAGAGATAGAGGCCATTAAGCAGTTCTTGCAGGAGTATGAAACAGTTTCTATCGAACGCACAGAAAGCATTAATCCAAACGATAAGATTCAAATCATAGATGGCCCTTTAATGATGCGAGAGGGTAGAGTAATGGAAGTGGGACATAAGAAAGTAAAAGTTTTGATTCCCTCAATTGGTTTCAACCTTGTTGCTGAAGTTGAAATTACCAATATTGCCAAAATGAAGTCGATAGCTTAA
- a CDS encoding DUF4184 family protein: protein MPFTFCHPAIVLPLNRIKGLSLTGLIAGSIAPDFEYFIRMSDKRVYTHTWSGFLWIDTPLALLLTFLFHNVVRNPLIHNAPIDFQRRLNQYTDFNWNFYFKKHWLIVIACLIIGIISHLAWDGFTHENGYFVKYLPLLTAAIPVGTFRIEVHMLLQVASSIVGGLIIFYALWQLPSDPKTGVNKNYFSFWKNVALLTIGIFIVRLFFGISHEIEDVVIPAISAFLIALVLMAFLSPKAIK from the coding sequence ATGCCGTTTACTTTTTGCCATCCAGCTATTGTTTTACCTCTAAATAGAATTAAAGGCTTATCACTTACTGGTTTAATAGCAGGGAGCATAGCTCCTGACTTTGAATATTTTATAAGAATGTCAGACAAGCGAGTATATACCCATACCTGGTCTGGTTTTCTATGGATTGATACCCCACTGGCTCTTTTACTCACTTTCCTTTTTCACAATGTGGTCCGCAATCCACTTATCCATAACGCCCCTATTGACTTTCAAAGGCGTTTAAATCAATACACTGATTTTAATTGGAATTTTTATTTTAAAAAACACTGGCTAATAGTAATAGCCTGTTTAATTATTGGCATTATTTCTCACCTGGCCTGGGACGGCTTTACTCATGAGAATGGCTATTTTGTCAAATATCTTCCGCTATTAACAGCCGCTATTCCTGTAGGCACGTTTCGCATTGAGGTCCATATGCTTTTACAGGTAGCCAGCTCTATTGTAGGTGGTTTAATAATATTTTACGCACTTTGGCAATTGCCTTCAGATCCTAAAACTGGCGTTAATAAAAATTATTTCTCCTTTTGGAAAAATGTTGCTCTTCTAACCATCGGCATTTTTATAGTGCGATTATTTTTCGGTATTTCTCATGAAATTGAAGACGTTGTAATCCCGGCGATATCAGCATTTTTGATAGCACTCGTATTAATGGCTTTCTTATCACCAAAAGCAATCAAATAG
- a CDS encoding SDR family oxidoreductase, whose product MYQEKHHQQDISTASFLVTGGAGFIGSNIVEYLLYHGAGKVRVLDNFSTGSPKNIEPFLNHPAFELMEGDIRDFDTCVSALKNIDYVSHQAALGSVPRSINDPITSNAVNVSGFLNILVAARDSGVKKMVYAASSSTYGDHQALPKVEDQIGQPLSPYAVTKYVNELYASVFSRTFQFHTIGLRYFNVFGPRQNPKGPYAAVIPLFVQAALNNTAPVINGDGETSRDFTYVENAVQANIKAMLGSDNTSHEVMNVACGERTTLNELWHYISKYANVELQPVYQEERLGDVRHSLADISKAKNLIDYTPLVSITKGLATTVKWYESALKPLANEAIL is encoded by the coding sequence ATGTACCAGGAAAAACACCATCAGCAGGATATCAGTACCGCTAGCTTTTTAGTAACCGGAGGGGCCGGTTTCATTGGTTCAAATATTGTTGAATACTTGCTCTATCATGGAGCTGGAAAAGTAAGAGTTCTAGACAATTTTAGCACTGGCTCCCCCAAAAACATTGAGCCTTTTCTGAACCATCCGGCTTTTGAATTGATGGAAGGCGATATAAGAGATTTTGATACCTGTGTTTCTGCGCTAAAAAATATTGATTATGTTTCCCACCAGGCCGCTTTAGGCTCAGTTCCCCGCTCTATAAATGATCCTATTACCTCGAATGCCGTTAATGTTAGCGGTTTTCTTAACATTCTGGTAGCTGCCCGAGATTCAGGAGTAAAGAAAATGGTTTATGCTGCCAGCTCCAGTACCTATGGTGATCACCAGGCCTTACCAAAGGTAGAAGACCAAATTGGTCAACCCTTATCGCCATATGCTGTTACTAAATATGTGAATGAGCTTTATGCCAGCGTTTTCTCCCGCACTTTCCAGTTTCATACAATTGGTTTACGTTATTTTAATGTTTTTGGTCCCCGTCAAAATCCTAAAGGACCCTATGCGGCTGTTATTCCATTGTTTGTACAAGCCGCACTGAATAACACAGCACCAGTGATTAATGGTGATGGTGAGACCAGTAGGGATTTTACATATGTGGAAAATGCTGTACAAGCTAATATCAAAGCAATGCTAGGCAGTGACAATACTTCACATGAAGTAATGAATGTAGCTTGCGGAGAACGTACTACGTTAAATGAGCTTTGGCACTATATTAGTAAGTATGCTAACGTTGAGCTGCAACCGGTCTACCAAGAAGAACGATTGGGCGATGTAAGACATAGTCTTGCAGATATCTCTAAAGCAAAAAATCTAATTGATTATACACCCTTAGTATCTATAACGAAAGGCTTAGCAACAACAGTTAAGTGGTATGAATCTGCGCTGAAACCACTTGCTAATGAAGCCATCCTTTAA
- a CDS encoding polysaccharide biosynthesis/export family protein: MIRNLFALKVHTPIVAILVMLIFSACSSTKEMEYFQDLPNTTVAKLAEMPDDQRVIANGDEINVVFVAKDDAAAAYFNKTALTNAVTTESENLSRTSSMNSNSGSGMNYLVDANGYIEFPQIGRVRAVGMTSGQLKEALTKMVSDKLKDPIVDVRFNSFRISVIGDVRNPGTYTLSMQKPTLLEALAAAGDLAPTAKRYDVQLYRDYKGERKITRIDLRKQDVLNNPDVFLMKHNDVLIVKPAINTIARENVTRFTAITGLAIGIVTLAFTIANN; this comes from the coding sequence ATGATTAGGAATCTTTTTGCTCTTAAAGTTCATACTCCTATTGTTGCAATATTGGTGATGCTCATATTTTCTGCTTGTTCTTCTACCAAAGAAATGGAATACTTCCAGGACTTACCTAATACTACAGTAGCTAAGTTGGCTGAAATGCCTGATGATCAGCGGGTGATTGCAAATGGTGATGAAATCAATGTTGTATTTGTTGCCAAAGATGATGCAGCAGCTGCCTATTTTAATAAAACAGCTTTAACGAATGCAGTAACAACTGAGAGCGAAAATCTATCAAGAACTTCTTCCATGAATTCAAATTCAGGTTCCGGTATGAATTATTTGGTTGATGCAAATGGTTATATCGAATTTCCTCAAATAGGAAGAGTGCGTGCAGTAGGTATGACCTCTGGGCAATTGAAAGAAGCCTTAACTAAGATGGTGTCTGATAAACTAAAAGATCCTATTGTAGACGTACGCTTTAATTCATTTCGCATTTCAGTTATAGGCGATGTACGCAATCCTGGAACGTATACACTGTCTATGCAAAAGCCAACCTTGCTAGAGGCATTAGCAGCCGCAGGAGACCTGGCCCCAACTGCAAAGCGTTATGACGTGCAGCTTTATCGTGATTACAAAGGCGAGCGTAAGATTACCCGGATTGACCTGCGTAAGCAAGACGTGTTAAATAATCCTGACGTGTTCTTAATGAAACACAATGATGTATTAATTGTAAAACCTGCCATCAATACGATAGCCAGAGAAAATGTAACCCGATTTACGGCTATTACAGGTTTGGCTATAGGTATCGTTACACTGGCATTTACTATTGCTAATAATTAA
- a CDS encoding GumC family protein, whose product MEQQLLLDGENEKSFDIKRLFSKVVKNFYWFLISVILFGAGAYIYLRFTQPLYEVKTNVQVKLPSEGANKIGSAFNGSGGGAEEGPDLSSEILRFQSYSLVGEAVDSLKLHIRVSKVTEKAPKPLALDALPFSIKLKRQDTETESPLYKLTFDNSGYSLATEAGTIKGDYYKPLSINGDQLIIQPKDSMVTALGGQYEFKYLGRQNTIKTYISRIKVEPSKSAGPSILEVTIKDEVPTRAKEFVNVLVYNFDLANLDYNNQALRKELNFLNDRLVTATAEMEDQSKKVRDFKARNQVFDVSASAGQLLGNLPVIDAKKTDNILKSDLLNLVENNIKSYDGQEEIVPNSSGLQDPVLADQIGKYNQLVLQKRAVQDNGASKDPRLPAINGQMEELRTNILKSVQNIRKEVRATSSSLATQERSITGRFSSMPAKEKELAEMNRLLDIKNSLYTFLLQKTEDKKLELAANEIVSSRIIDNGADNATKVPKPLMIYGIALGIGFLLPLVVIAVRFIMNQKVETRQDVESLTSLPIIGEIGNVSKNQPELIITPTNVSSEAEQFRTLRTNISYMALGAKQKTLLITSSKSGEGKSFVSLNLANSIAISNKRVALLEFDMRNPGLAAKLNMEKSIGIANYLHGEASINEIIQPVPSSPNLFFLGCGNPLPEAPGELILDEKVETLFTYLKQNFDVVVVDTPPVGPVSDALTLGRFADISFFVIRHRHTLRSTMKLINKLNDGKKLPRLTLIINGVMDNKEFSYGNDFGYGYGYQAKENRKGWKGITTIRVSNKRSETIN is encoded by the coding sequence ATGGAGCAGCAACTACTTCTTGATGGTGAGAATGAGAAGAGTTTTGATATAAAAAGGCTTTTTTCAAAAGTCGTTAAGAACTTTTACTGGTTTCTTATTTCTGTTATTCTCTTTGGAGCCGGTGCCTATATTTATTTACGTTTTACCCAGCCTTTATATGAAGTAAAAACGAATGTTCAGGTTAAGTTGCCTTCAGAAGGTGCCAATAAGATTGGGTCTGCATTTAATGGCTCTGGCGGCGGAGCGGAGGAAGGCCCTGACCTTAGTAGTGAAATTTTAAGATTTCAGTCTTATTCCTTAGTTGGTGAAGCCGTAGATTCATTGAAGTTGCATATAAGGGTATCCAAGGTAACAGAAAAAGCACCCAAGCCGCTAGCATTAGATGCCTTGCCGTTTTCTATAAAATTAAAAAGACAAGATACAGAAACTGAAAGTCCACTTTATAAGTTAACATTTGACAATAGTGGATACAGTTTAGCTACTGAAGCAGGTACTATAAAAGGTGATTATTATAAGCCTTTATCAATTAATGGGGACCAGTTGATCATTCAGCCAAAGGATTCAATGGTTACTGCATTAGGAGGCCAATATGAGTTTAAATATTTAGGTCGTCAAAATACCATTAAAACCTATATTTCTAGAATAAAGGTTGAGCCTTCCAAGAGTGCTGGTCCTAGTATATTGGAAGTGACTATTAAAGATGAAGTACCTACACGGGCAAAAGAGTTTGTTAATGTGCTGGTATACAATTTTGATTTAGCAAACCTTGATTATAATAATCAGGCGCTTCGTAAAGAGCTTAACTTTTTGAATGATCGACTGGTAACAGCTACTGCCGAAATGGAAGATCAATCAAAGAAAGTGCGTGATTTTAAGGCGCGTAACCAGGTATTTGATGTATCTGCTTCTGCTGGTCAGCTTTTGGGTAACCTTCCTGTGATTGATGCTAAAAAGACAGATAATATTCTAAAGTCTGATCTACTGAATTTAGTAGAGAATAATATTAAAAGCTATGATGGGCAGGAAGAGATTGTGCCGAATAGTAGCGGCTTGCAGGACCCTGTATTAGCAGATCAGATTGGCAAGTACAACCAATTGGTATTACAAAAACGTGCTGTTCAAGATAATGGTGCTAGCAAAGATCCAAGATTGCCTGCCATTAACGGGCAAATGGAGGAACTAAGAACGAATATTTTAAAGAGCGTTCAAAATATCCGTAAAGAAGTTCGAGCTACATCAAGTTCTCTTGCTACACAAGAGCGATCAATCACTGGCCGTTTTAGTAGTATGCCTGCAAAAGAAAAAGAGTTGGCAGAAATGAACCGCTTGCTGGATATCAAGAATTCGCTATATACATTTTTATTGCAGAAGACTGAAGACAAGAAGCTGGAGTTAGCGGCAAATGAAATTGTAAGTTCACGAATTATAGATAATGGCGCCGATAACGCAACGAAGGTGCCTAAACCGTTAATGATCTATGGAATAGCCTTGGGTATCGGTTTCCTATTGCCGCTAGTCGTTATTGCTGTTCGCTTCATCATGAATCAAAAGGTGGAAACACGTCAGGATGTTGAAAGTTTAACCAGTCTGCCTATCATTGGAGAAATAGGTAATGTGTCTAAAAATCAACCTGAATTAATAATTACACCTACCAATGTGTCTTCTGAGGCCGAGCAGTTTAGAACATTGCGCACCAATATTTCCTACATGGCTTTAGGAGCCAAGCAAAAAACATTATTGATTACTTCCAGTAAAAGCGGCGAAGGAAAAAGCTTTGTAAGCTTAAACCTAGCCAATAGTATTGCAATAAGCAATAAGCGCGTGGCCTTGTTGGAGTTTGATATGCGAAATCCTGGATTAGCTGCTAAGCTAAACATGGAAAAAAGCATAGGGATAGCCAATTACTTACATGGTGAGGCATCTATAAATGAAATTATTCAGCCAGTGCCGAGTTCTCCAAACTTGTTTTTCTTAGGCTGTGGTAATCCGCTTCCTGAAGCCCCTGGTGAATTGATTTTGGATGAGAAAGTAGAAACCCTCTTTACGTATTTGAAGCAAAACTTTGATGTTGTTGTGGTTGATACACCTCCTGTAGGTCCGGTGTCTGATGCATTGACCTTAGGACGTTTTGCTGATATATCTTTCTTTGTTATCCGCCATCGTCATACACTTCGTTCAACAATGAAGTTGATCAATAAGCTGAATGACGGTAAAAAACTTCCACGTCTTACTTTAATTATTAATGGCGTAATGGATAATAAAGAGTTCAGCTATGGAAATGACTTTGGCTATGGCTATGGCTACCAGGCAAAGGAAAACAGGAAAGGCTGGAAAGGTATTACAACTATTCGAGTTAGTAATAAGCGTTCCGAAACCATCAACTAA
- a CDS encoding ABC transporter ATP-binding protein: MRLSYKNNFAGYFKFYYNIVGNRLLVYLGLSIVISFLDGMGLSMFIPLLQAVNKSGNQPSNQESLGQLHHLTDWIQSLGFDLTITTVLSILVLTFLIKGVIKFVQLSYYASLKMIFLKKVRYKLLNNLENLSFSAFLKVDAGKIQNTMTNEVGRLFLTMTSYFSAAQSFAMLATYIFLAFISNYQFAILVCLGGVLSNGIYKTLYKRTKKLSIKISEKGSSFNSFLIQAVHYFKYLKSTNQFSSYSKKLKDVIAQTEILNKRIGLNKAIATSIKEPVIITIVSLVILLQVNWMGATLDSIILTLLLFYRALTALVAVQNDWQGFIENVGGIESITTVSAEMEGERETIGSVHPGQLKDQVLFDNVSFSYGSKKALDGVTISLPYKQTIALVGESGSGKTTIANMIAGLLLPDEGTVSFDGIPFKSLNLNQYRNKIGYISQESVIFNDSIYNNITFWAEPTSQNLHRFNKVLEMASLKGFIQSLPDKEKTQLGDNGILISGGQKQRISIARELYKECEILIFDEATSALDSETERVIQENIEKLQGSYTMVLIAHRLSTIKGADVIYLLENGKLSASGSFEEMMSSSTRFKRMVSLQSV; encoded by the coding sequence ATGAGACTTTCTTATAAAAACAACTTTGCCGGATATTTCAAATTCTACTACAATATAGTAGGCAACCGGCTTCTGGTATATCTGGGACTTAGTATTGTTATCAGCTTTTTGGATGGCATGGGCTTATCTATGTTCATTCCGTTATTGCAAGCTGTAAACAAGTCTGGTAACCAGCCTTCTAATCAAGAGTCATTAGGACAGTTGCATCATCTTACCGATTGGATACAAAGTTTGGGCTTTGATCTAACTATCACTACTGTTCTGTCAATATTAGTTCTAACCTTCCTTATTAAAGGTGTTATAAAGTTTGTTCAGCTTAGCTATTATGCCAGCTTGAAAATGATCTTTTTAAAGAAGGTTCGTTATAAACTGTTAAACAATTTGGAGAATCTGTCATTTAGTGCCTTTCTAAAAGTTGATGCAGGAAAGATCCAAAATACGATGACAAACGAAGTTGGGCGTTTGTTTTTGACAATGACGTCTTATTTCAGTGCTGCCCAGTCATTTGCCATGTTGGCCACCTATATCTTCCTGGCATTTATTAGTAATTACCAGTTTGCCATATTGGTATGTCTCGGTGGTGTTTTATCTAACGGTATCTATAAAACACTGTATAAGAGAACGAAGAAACTTTCTATCAAGATATCTGAGAAAGGAAGCAGCTTCAATAGCTTTCTGATTCAGGCTGTGCATTATTTTAAATACCTAAAGTCAACCAATCAATTCTCTAGTTACTCAAAAAAGCTGAAGGACGTTATAGCCCAAACAGAGATATTGAATAAGCGAATTGGTTTGAATAAGGCTATTGCTACAAGCATAAAAGAACCTGTAATTATAACCATTGTGAGCCTGGTTATATTGTTGCAAGTGAATTGGATGGGGGCCACACTCGATTCCATTATTCTTACACTTTTACTGTTCTACAGGGCATTAACTGCTCTTGTTGCTGTACAGAACGATTGGCAAGGTTTTATTGAAAATGTTGGTGGAATTGAAAGCATTACTACCGTTTCTGCTGAAATGGAAGGTGAAAGAGAAACTATAGGCAGCGTACATCCGGGCCAATTGAAAGATCAGGTTCTTTTTGATAATGTTTCATTCAGCTATGGCAGTAAGAAAGCCTTGGATGGCGTAACGATAAGTTTACCTTACAAGCAAACGATTGCACTGGTAGGAGAAAGCGGATCAGGTAAAACAACTATCGCCAATATGATCGCAGGGCTGTTACTACCAGATGAAGGAACAGTGTCTTTTGATGGTATTCCATTTAAATCTTTGAACTTAAATCAATACAGAAATAAAATAGGCTATATCTCTCAGGAGTCTGTCATTTTCAATGATTCCATTTACAATAACATTACGTTCTGGGCAGAGCCAACTTCACAGAACCTGCATCGTTTTAATAAAGTGTTAGAGATGGCCTCTTTAAAAGGTTTTATTCAATCATTGCCTGATAAAGAAAAAACGCAATTAGGTGATAATGGGATTTTAATTTCTGGAGGACAAAAGCAACGTATATCAATTGCAAGAGAACTTTATAAAGAATGTGAAATCCTCATTTTTGATGAAGCTACATCTGCACTTGACTCTGAAACGGAACGAGTTATTCAAGAAAATATTGAAAAGCTGCAAGGCTCCTATACAATGGTACTTATTGCCCATCGATTGTCCACTATAAAAGGTGCGGATGTCATTTACCTGTTGGAGAATGGAAAACTTTCGGCTTCAGGTTCTTTTGAAGAAATGATGTCTTCATCTACTCGATTTAAAAGAATGGTTTCGCTGCAAAGCGTTTAA
- a CDS encoding glycosyltransferase family 2 protein, with protein MISIITPTYNRRDLLPTTIKSILAQTFTDWELIIMDDGSTDDTAKVIQPYLKDSRIRYYKKENTGQPHTLNVGFTHTRGEFITFLDSDDEAYPDWLATAHRNIKGDTGIVCVGAIRKFVDGTELKESVYDYKFYNDTYKVKFTCGSLFIRSSVFKAIGGYDAELKANIQTDLGYRILERLKIDGLKVVGLNEYLVQINIHNGPRIRTNWEKTRTGGIQYYQKHLKYLKENDPHVLSGICSSIAYSSYKSKKRTEAICYLAKAIWYNPSRLTNYARLVKYSVL; from the coding sequence ATGATTTCAATAATCACCCCCACTTACAATCGTAGAGACCTATTACCGACAACTATTAAAAGTATTCTTGCGCAAACATTTACTGACTGGGAATTAATTATCATGGATGACGGATCAACCGATGATACTGCAAAAGTCATTCAACCTTATTTGAAAGATTCACGAATACGTTATTATAAAAAGGAAAATACGGGGCAGCCACATACACTGAATGTAGGATTTACTCATACCCGGGGAGAGTTTATCACCTTTCTGGATAGCGATGATGAAGCGTACCCTGATTGGCTCGCCACAGCTCATAGAAATATCAAAGGCGATACAGGGATTGTTTGTGTAGGTGCTATCCGGAAGTTTGTGGATGGTACAGAGCTTAAGGAAAGTGTTTATGATTATAAATTTTATAATGATACCTATAAAGTAAAGTTTACATGCGGATCATTGTTTATTAGATCATCTGTGTTTAAGGCAATAGGCGGATATGATGCAGAACTGAAAGCCAATATACAAACTGACTTAGGTTACCGCATATTGGAACGGTTAAAGATCGATGGGTTAAAAGTTGTGGGTTTAAATGAGTATCTGGTGCAGATCAATATTCATAACGGACCCCGTATTCGCACCAACTGGGAGAAAACAAGAACGGGTGGCATTCAATACTATCAAAAGCATTTGAAATATTTAAAAGAGAATGATCCACATGTGTTATCGGGTATTTGCAGCTCCATTGCTTATTCAAGTTACAAGTCTAAGAAAAGAACAGAAGCGATCTGCTATTTAGCAAAGGCCATATGGTATAATCCATCACGTCTTACTAACTACGCCCGTTTAGTAAAGTATAGTGTATTATAG
- a CDS encoding glycosyltransferase: MNWKTKDVFLSSNNLTFLPRKKVLFVIDTLELGGAEQSLLANISRFKNTEGIVCHLYKGETLKPKFIEKGIKVHSLNIEKQYGFGQAYEQLKAIVKTERPDLIVAYLTRSELVARLVGKFNNIPVIGTFVHDLYAKKTHQHLSWLAKKKVWFFKQLNKLTAKVCIGFVANSQFIKESNAKQLAVPLSKIKVINRGRDSSLFACKDLDFKRSDITIRFVNVSRLIPIKGQLELISAFKIL; the protein is encoded by the coding sequence ATGAACTGGAAGACAAAGGATGTATTCCTGTCTAGTAATAATCTTACTTTTTTACCAAGGAAAAAAGTTTTGTTTGTAATCGATACACTTGAGCTAGGTGGCGCAGAGCAAAGCCTTCTGGCAAACATCTCACGATTTAAAAATACTGAGGGTATTGTTTGCCATTTATATAAAGGCGAAACATTGAAGCCAAAGTTTATAGAGAAAGGTATCAAAGTACATTCTCTAAATATTGAAAAACAGTATGGATTTGGACAGGCATACGAGCAACTAAAGGCTATTGTTAAAACAGAGCGTCCCGATCTAATTGTGGCTTATCTTACTCGCTCAGAGCTTGTAGCCAGACTTGTTGGGAAGTTCAATAATATTCCCGTTATCGGAACATTTGTTCATGATTTGTATGCTAAAAAAACACATCAGCATCTTTCTTGGTTAGCAAAGAAGAAGGTGTGGTTTTTTAAACAATTGAATAAGTTGACTGCAAAAGTCTGTATAGGGTTTGTTGCCAATTCACAATTCATCAAAGAAAGCAATGCTAAACAATTGGCGGTTCCTTTAAGCAAGATTAAGGTTATTAACAGAGGGCGGGATAGTTCTCTTTTTGCCTGTAAAGATCTGGATTTTAAAAGGAGTGATATTACCATACGATTTGTAAATGTTAGCCGGTTGATTCCTATTAAAGGACAATTGGAGTTGATAAGCGCATTCAAAATTTTGTAG
- a CDS encoding glycosyltransferase, with amino-acid sequence MQNFVDKYPYSELHIIGEGVMREKLERAIKEYELEEKVVLLGARNDVPALLALYDCFVFPTHVEGFSGALVEAMFAGLPVLASDIHQNKEAVTHMETGYLFEVGNVDAITNAFFWFRDNEAFAKTLAKNANTLAKDRFELDNIAREFEQYLHNAIIHQN; translated from the coding sequence ATTCAAAATTTTGTAGATAAATATCCCTATTCCGAATTGCACATTATAGGTGAAGGTGTAATGCGGGAAAAGCTGGAGCGAGCCATTAAAGAATATGAACTAGAAGAAAAAGTTGTTTTGCTGGGGGCTAGAAATGATGTTCCTGCTTTACTAGCATTATATGACTGCTTTGTTTTTCCAACACATGTTGAAGGGTTTAGTGGCGCCTTAGTAGAAGCTATGTTTGCCGGATTACCTGTATTGGCAAGCGATATTCATCAAAATAAAGAAGCCGTAACACATATGGAAACGGGCTACTTATTTGAGGTTGGGAATGTTGATGCCATCACAAACGCATTTTTCTGGTTTAGAGACAATGAAGCATTTGCCAAAACATTGGCTAAAAATGCAAATACTTTGGCTAAGGATCGTTTCGAGCTTGATAATATAGCAAGGGAGTTTGAGCAATATTTACATAACGCAATTATTCATCAGAATTGA
- a CDS encoding glycosyltransferase: MRVLHLVQKPQLRGAEIFTSQLSHHINQSGHKASIAFVFPGSGELPYQTSFFHLNGKSKRRFNDIQAWRRLAQIIKEEKPDIIQANAGDTLKYAVFSKLLFRWKQPIVFRNASTISLYIKKGLVKKWNGFFFKHAAKIISVSNVSANDFAMVYPQYKHKITTIPIGIESQNSPEGSNSQLNPQSTYSYPTLAHVGGFTHEKNHTGLISIFEQLIQKHPSAKLHLVGDGPLRTKVEALVKEKNLQESVLFHGFQNNAMDYIRNADVLLLPSLIEGLPGVILEAFFCRTPVVAYNVGGIKEVVIPEQTGYLVPKGDEQEFVISVEKALHKGSKNSMIIDNAYQLVTSKYLNTQIAQEFLNVYTSVIAA, translated from the coding sequence TTGAGAGTTCTTCATCTTGTTCAAAAGCCGCAACTGAGAGGGGCTGAGATTTTTACATCTCAATTATCGCATCATATAAACCAGTCAGGGCATAAAGCCAGTATCGCTTTTGTGTTTCCAGGTAGTGGGGAGTTGCCTTATCAGACTTCATTTTTTCATCTAAATGGGAAGTCTAAAAGAAGATTTAATGATATTCAGGCGTGGAGAAGGCTGGCACAGATTATAAAAGAAGAGAAACCTGATATTATACAGGCGAACGCTGGCGATACCTTAAAATATGCCGTCTTTTCAAAGCTGCTTTTCCGTTGGAAGCAACCTATCGTGTTTCGTAATGCAAGTACCATTAGTCTTTATATTAAGAAAGGCCTGGTAAAGAAGTGGAATGGCTTTTTCTTTAAACATGCCGCAAAGATCATTTCCGTAAGTAATGTTTCTGCCAATGACTTTGCAATGGTATACCCACAGTATAAACATAAGATTACAACGATTCCCATTGGTATTGAGTCGCAAAACTCTCCCGAAGGAAGCAACAGTCAATTAAATCCACAATCAACATATTCTTATCCCACACTAGCGCATGTGGGTGGGTTTACACACGAAAAAAATCATACAGGCCTGATTTCAATATTTGAGCAACTAATTCAAAAGCATCCTTCAGCAAAGCTTCACTTAGTGGGAGATGGGCCTTTGCGCACGAAGGTGGAGGCGTTGGTTAAAGAAAAGAACCTACAGGAAAGCGTTCTATTCCATGGTTTTCAGAACAATGCCATGGATTATATACGAAATGCCGATGTGCTTTTGTTGCCAAGTCTAATAGAAGGCTTGCCTGGTGTAATATTGGAAGCCTTCTTTTGCCGTACACCAGTTGTTGCATATAATGTGGGTGGAATTAAAGAAGTTGTTATTCCGGAGCAAACAGGTTATTTAGTTCCTAAAGGTGACGAGCAAGAATTTGTTATCTCGGTTGAAAAGGCTTTGCATAAGGGTTCTAAAAATAGCATGATAATTGACAATGCTTATCAGTTAGTAACATCCAAATATCTCAATACACAAATAGCGCAAGAGTTTTTAAACGTATACACTTCTGTAATTGCTGCCTAG